A window from Peromyscus eremicus chromosome 5, PerEre_H2_v1, whole genome shotgun sequence encodes these proteins:
- the Ppp1r3g gene encoding protein phosphatase 1 regulatory subunit 3G produces MEPSREQQQSSEAPSSTLSGDPPPTERLSVPEVLCVEGGTSETPIPDAQLQDRPLSPQEEVALPEQAELQEYRRPRARSFSLPADPILQAAKLLQQQQLEGQPGAECGERAVDCCAKCKKRVQFADSLGLSLASVKHFSEAEEPQVPPAVLSRLRSFPLSAEDLKQVGGLLTVAKVPAPLWVPRIQLRPLFQLPGLSAVEERLRRQRVCLECVQCSQPPHAEVTGSGRVISCPGPRAVAVRYTFTEWRTFLDVPAELHPESPEQLPPVPAGHSGPGAEDSEEEPVTERFCFSLCLPPGLQPKEGEDADTWNVAIHFAVCYRCEQGEYWDNNEGANYTLRYVCSTDPL; encoded by the coding sequence ATGgagccatccagggagcagcagcaAAGTTCCGAGGCGCCCAGCTCCACGCTTTCCGGAGACCCCCCGCCCACGGAGCGGCTGTCGGTCCCCGAGGTCCTCTGCGTGGAGGGTGGCACCTCGGAGACCCCGATCCCTGACGCTcagctccaggacaggcccctGTCGCCGCAGGAAGAGGTGGCTCTCCCGGAGCAGGCGGAGCTGCAGGAATATCGCCGTCCTCGTGCGCGCTCCTTCTCTTTGCCGGCGGACCCCATCCTGCAGGCTGCCAAGctcctgcagcagcagcagctggagggACAGCCCGGCGCGGAGTGTGGCGAGCGGGCCGTGGACTGCTGCGCCAAGTGCAAGAAGCGCGTGCAGTTCGCGGACTCCCTGGGGCTGAGCTTGGCCAGCGTGAAGCACTTCAGCGAGGCGGAGGAGCCTCAGGTGCCGCCGGCCGTGCTCTCCCGTCTCCGCAGCTTCCCGCTGAGCGCCGAGGACCTGAAGCAGGTCGGGGGGCTGCTGACGGTGGCAAAAGTGCCCGCGCCCCTCTGGGTGCCGCGCATCCAGCTCCGACCCCTCTTCCAGCTCCCGGGGCTGAGCGCTGTGGAGGAGCGTCTGCGGCGACAGCGAGTGTGTCTGGAGTGCGTGCAATGCTCCCAGCCGCCCCACGCGGAGGTGACCGGCTCGGGCCGGGTGATCAGCTGTCCTGGACCCAGGGCTGTGGCGGTGCGCTACACCTTTACCGAGTGGCGCACCTTTCTGGACGTGCCAGCCGAGCTGCATCCTGAGTCACCGGAGCAGCTGCCTCCTGTGCCAGCGGGGCACTCTGGACCAGGGGCTGAGGATAGTGAGGAGGAGCCTGTCACCGAGCGTTTCTGCTTCTCGCTGTGCCTGCCCCCAGGTCTGCAACCCAAAGAAGGGGAGGACGCTGACACATGGAACGTCGCTATCCATTTTGCCGTCTGTTACCGCTGTGAACAGGGCGAATACTGGGATAACAACGAGGGGGCCAACTACACCTTGCGCTATGTGTGCTCCACAGATCCACTCTGA